One Falco biarmicus isolate bFalBia1 chromosome 13, bFalBia1.pri, whole genome shotgun sequence genomic region harbors:
- the UTS2B gene encoding urotensin-2B encodes MLLGGGNTEKMGSVPLFLGMLTILTITVCVPSTHGEPFLLQENRVLPEREDANHEDTLLTLLLNKKLAWRRPENIDWELAKKFEELEQLEKLKDQLSTEEGSEVAYALESLSASQPRKRACFWKYCI; translated from the exons ATGCTTTTGGGTGGTGGGAACACGGAGAAGATGGGGTCTGTCCCACTGTTCCTTGGAATGCTAACCATCTTGACCATAACTGTGTGCGTCCCATCTACACATGGAGAGCCTTTTTTACTACAAG AGAACCGAGTGCTTCCGGAGAGAGAAGACGCAAATCATGAGGACACACTGCTGACTCTGCTTCTTAATAAGAAGCTCGCATGGCGGAGGCCAGAAAATATTG ACTGGGAGCTGGCAAAGAAATTTGAAGAGCTTGAACAG CTGGAGAAGTTGAAGGATCAGCTCTCAACTGAGGAAGGCTCAGAGGTGGCCTATGCCTTGGAAAGTCTTTcagcatctcagcccagaaaacgCG